A region of the Drosophila subpulchrella strain 33 F10 #4 breed RU33 chromosome 3L, RU_Dsub_v1.1 Primary Assembly, whole genome shotgun sequence genome:
TTTTTCACCACATAGTCTCCCATTACTTCCTCCACGTAACTTGTCAGTTTCTAAACAGAATAATAATTTGAACTTTAATAAAATGGACTGCATAATATTTTGAACTATATAAAAAAGTATCACTTATGTTTTATGAGAACGTTAAACATCAATACAAGCCGCTTGTAATTCATATGCTTATCAGAGCTGGGCCTATGAGCATCAGCATTGTTTTTCAATTATCTTCATACTacaatcaaaataaaattaaaccaacattttagaaaatcagcattataatttatatttctttttaagtCAAGAAAATGTTTTTGATCTTAAATCCAAAAAGCGTTTCCGTGAACTTAAAACGAGAAAATGTGtccttatatttttaaattgttttctaAAAAATGGGAAGGTTAAcgcaaaaatataaaattatttagcCCTACCCTTCCTAGTATACAAATTCAGAAAAACTCCCGAAACTTACTCCAATAAACTTGAAAAAAACTAATAATTATATACTCTTAAACAAATTACAGGAACATTTCTCTAGCCACCTAATAGAAAATATAACCAAATAACAAGACaaaaatataaccaaaatatatgtaaaatcaaaaattctCCTCCTAAATtgctaaaaaatttaaaattacttgtagtatttttttacatttacaGCAGTTTCTATAAGTGGAAAACAAAATCAGTAGGCTTTTTACCTTTCCGAGTAGGTCAAAATATGCTCACCATAGTCATGTCGTACGagttatttttaataacaCTTTACAAAATAACTTGAACCAATTTCCACTGAACTTAGTTATGAGACATTTGAGAGttgatacattttttaaaactaataaactttataaaatcttacgcttaaattttttgtttttcgaaGATATCGAATACTTCGCAGAGCAGCTTTCATATTTCGACTCGTTTGGTACTGAACTCGGTAAAGATATTCTTGTCGAAATTTTTCCATTAGTTTCTTGTTAGTGAACTTTTGGTATCGGATGTTGTACATTGGACTGCGAGCCTCCAACATTTTCTGTGATAAGTAAATTAGAAACTATATAAACTATACATGTTACCCACCAAAAAGTTTTTGATCTCATCATATTTCTTTAGAGTTAGGGGCTGTAAGTACTCAGTGCTCTTTTTGCATTGATCCAAAAGCAAATTGGGATTCCTAAAATAAGTAGGTGAATTGAAAATGGACAATATTTAGTGACCAAAATAGGATTACTTTCGAACGTGCTTTAGAAATACCACATCGAGCCATGACCTATCAATGAACATTTGGTTACACACATTAAATGCACGACTTCGCCTCGCGATTTCAAGAGGAGAAAGCATTTCTTCCTAGTAATGGATACATATTACAGTTGAACCCAAAATTTTAATTCACTCTTTATACACACTTCAATTTCCGGAATGCTCTGCACATCGCACTTCTCCTGCTCCTtcaatattttccaaagcggTCTATCATCTTCCTTGTGCTTGTTCAGTAACTCCGTTATGTGTATTATAAGTTTCTCATTTTCAGATATAAATTGAGTCATCGATGGACCGCAGGCATCCTCAATATTTCCGTCAACCTATGCAATTATTAGAAATCAGGACGAAATCCCCATAATGTAATCGAAAGCAGTCATACCACTTCAAGACGCTGCTCAAACATTTTCGATTTATTACCAGTAAACAAACGGGCATTATCGTGAAGCTCGGCTTTGGCACTTTCGAACCGGTTCATATCATAGAGTGCATCGCATACTTCCAAATTGATAGGCGCGTCATTACGCTGCAAATTTTTCAACAGTCCTGTTAAAGAAACCAAACTAGCAATTTAAGTTTTGAAGAGAAAAGAGAAAAACACACGCTTTGCTTCCAAACAGTCCTGTAAAGCACTTTCCGCCAGGGAATTCTTGCGTTTGCTCTGACTTCGGCGATATAGAGTAATGAAATCTGCAGGGCCGAGCTTGAGGGCTTTGTCAAAGTAGTGCATGCCAAGATTCTcccggcggcggcggcagtaGTAAGTTCCCCAGTCCTTGTAAATGCCCTGCTCTATCTCCGGGCTCCAGTCTATCTTAAACCATATTGGTATGGCTGCGTCAATGCCCTGAGCCTGCGGAACAAAAGAGTCCGGTTGAATTATAGAAGtcattatatttcttttttttgtttttgttgtttttcaaCGAATATTTGAAACAAACTGAATTACATGTTAAAGCAGATTCAAATATGTGTTGACTTTCATTCAAATGGTCCTGTGATAAAGTGTAGATTTTAAAATGGTATAATGGTATAGATCCACAGTGAATCTTTTGTTATCAAGCCAGTCCTATACGACTTAATATTGCATTgttttagtattttaagtaaatataaaaattgacTGTTTTCATCTAGTTCAGCAAATGGATTTTAATGAGTCCAATATTGTTCACCCTAAAACTTGAATGCCTCAAAAATAGTGTAATGAGGAAAGCTTGCATCCTTACTGGGCTTACATGGTTCTGAAGCACTTCGGTTTGCCCCAAAGCCGCAAGTATAGCTGAAATTAGCTCCACATGCAGTTACATTAGCATGACCATTGAATCGAGGAGTTCGGCTTCAACGCCTGCGCACTCACCTGCCGAGATTCCCTACTCCCAAAACTGTTCAGGACATCCGGATATGCAAACAGTTGCTTTCCACCTGTCGTCGACGAAGCATCCTGCGGGATAATGTCCGTAGTTTGCCTACAACATTATGTGCACTAATTACGAAAATCCAAGTATCAAAAGAATCCAATTAACAAGTGTTAAGTTCTTAGTTGTCATGAATGAATTGGGAAGTTCTACAGGTGCAAgtgaaaaataagaaaaagatTTCACGTAAGTTTCATTCACACAAATTACAATCACAGTTTCTTAACATATGTAGtcggttttattaatatagtaCTCATTACACTAATTAATGATAAGATAAAAGACCATAGtacaaatatacaaacaaTAAAGTATGCACAACTCAAAGCTATTTTTGAAAGCAGAATTAATAGAATATAAACtaagatttatttaaaacGTCAGAAAAGTGTAgaaattagtttaattaaaatttggcAACtgacaaaataattatttatttcatattattatctATATCTGGTATTTGTTAAacttaaaattatataatacttaattttttttaaatttacatttttttctaaGTCTTAAATCAGTTTTTGGTTTGCTATAGATAAGATAATAGGGATGctctatttatattttcatattatctactcgaaacaaatatttacacatgtaaatatttatgtatgcaCCGATAAAAGCTTTCTTAAACAGGCGTTACATATAATTCCATAGTTTGCTGAACTTTTGGTTCTGGTTTAAAGTACCTATagttaaacatattttataaatactatACGTATTTGATAAGGAAAATAGGACGTATGGATACatttaagatttattttaagaGTTATAGAGTAAAATTTTAGTGCTCACATTCCACAAGGTTTGAATAGCACAACACTTATGCTAAGCCTTCTTACATATTCATCTTCATCAGCACTCAATAAATCCAATAAAGGCAAGTGCCTCGGGACAAAGTACTATGAAAATGCCCAGATGTCCATACATAATTATATTCAACTTTAGGCGACACCTGACATCTATTgcacatataaatatatgtgcGAACCTGTGGGTTTCGGCACCCAAGTAATTAGCAACACGTGGCTTGGCCACTGGTCGGGGTTTCCGGAGGGGTTACCAGAGGATGGGGATGGTCACCGGCTAAGTGTCCCTAATGACCAGATGCTGGATTGGATTAGGTGTCTCAAGAGTGCTGCGGGCCCTCCAGGGTCCAAATTGGCTGATTTGATGATTTACTGGCTTACTGGGAGGCTGCTCCTAATGAGGCCCtgctatttattattttattatcttttGAGTCAGCCGTACCTCAAGCCGGCTTCCTAATTACACGTGTGCCTTGCTGTTTGCATATTTCGTCAAATTAAATTCACGTCTGAGTACACTTAGTTGGAAAGTTAGCAAGTGCGTAAAAGTCTATAGTTCGCTTCGCTAAGCCAAAATGTCTCAATGTTTTCTGCCGAGTTCGCCTCGGCGACATATTCATAATAATGACAAAATCTGTGGCCAACATCCATGCAAACTTTTCTGGTTTCGAGAATTCGTATTTGTGTATAAGCCTTTGTTAACCCCATTCATACTGGCTTAATAAATCCGGCCAAGATGCTGCTGCCGACACATGCAACCACAATAAAACTAAATACCGgtatgcaaattaaattcaattttcttatattttgtTGGTGACTTTAAAACGGGaatgtattaataaaacattGTATGTTATTAATTTAGCTTACAAAATTAACTGACAGCAATTAAGTCGTACGTCGCTCGATACACTTATAGTATATATACTCACAGAAAAGGAGATCTAACAAGATGTGTGTCAGTTGATAAGATAGCATCTTCATATGCAAATAATGGCAAACGTTTTATATAGGCTTAAggctttttaaattaatttaaataggAAAATGAACCTGTGTACCTTCCTAACGAAATCTTTGGAGGCAGCTTTTCCTCCTGCTCTTGATTTGATTATTTATGCTTGTTGACATTTCAATTTAATCTAagtgtaaaaataaaagaaatccGGGTATGGTCGGAATAATTCTTTgaagttttattttaagttaTAACACCCATGGGATTTCAGAGAGTAagggtatattatttttataaaaagtatacttTACTAAACTGTTTTAGACTAAGAAGGATAATAACAACCGATAATTCAACATATTTATAGCTTCGTTATTTATGATCAAATTCACTTCTTCTCCggtataatatttataattatttcagaataataaaaatatataaatcggACTAATATAACATATAGCTTTCATAGGAAAGATCGAAAATCAAAGGtcagaaaatacaaaaaagttatctttctttttcgaaaaaaaaacatatacgctagtaaattaaaatgtaacattatcataatattataaatatatttgaatattttacaGATTTCTTCCAACAGAAACGAACTGCAACGGTGTATAAActttggcttgccgaagctagtttcctttcttgtttttataaaataacgATGTTTGTTATTACCTATTGAAATTAAACAATTGTGTAAAATATTTACTCAACGTTATGTACCAAACAGTGTTGAGCAGGAACTTGAAACTCTTATTTCAGATAAGTCCCCAATTTGGTGTTTGTTGCATTTGTTTAACTTCTGATCTACTTATCTGCTAATTTAAGATtaaattttgttgtttttgacgtaaacacaaaaaaattacTCATTCTGCGGCATGAACACCATGCCATATCTATAAATTTGAGTACATACAACTAATATATGTACATGGGGCTTATATATGCCCGTTTGTATgaatttatttacaatttagCCTAAACCATGCCTTCTTATCTTTTTAGCGCTAGACTGCGGACAGTAATCTGTGGGCATCTAAAAGATACAGTGGCTGTATTATACGATAGCGCAGCCCGTATTTCGCGCAATCCATAAAAAATTAAACGGAAATCGTCGTGTGCCATGGGCTATTCTAATTTCAGCCGCGTCCGTTAAAAAACTGTTTTACACGAAATAAACAAAAGCAATTAATTCAGTGTCAAAATGAATTCATCGACAGATTCCACTTTTTTAGAGTTAAATACAAGTTTTAGTAATAAACCCGATTTATATGAAACCAGTGTTAGTTTGGAACCGTCCCACGGATTTGAAACAGAGGATTATTATGCATGCGGCACTTTCAACTGTACCCCCACAGAGTTTGTTGCTTTTGTGCTTGGTCCGCAGACTTTACCACTTTATAAGGCAATTTTGGTAAGTCGTTTGTAATAAAACAGTTAAATTTCAAAACCAAATTTAAAGAGTTTAATAAATTAGGAACTGTAACtatcatatttatatttgtatcgccaaatataaagaatatattataCTTCCCTTAAATTTTCTacagaaaaaacaaatatgataatgatattttccaaaaaaaaatttaacactGTTAAAGATGTTACTCATTTAAATAAGTTGAAAAGTTTTCAGGACTTAACCGTTATTAAGATTGCTCTAAAACTGTCAGTAACGTAAAAAGTCTTTTGACTTATGCCACTCTTTATAATTTTCACCTTTTAAATCTCTTTCAGATAACAATTATATTTGGAGGCATTTTTATAACTGGGGTCATTGGTAACCTATTAGTGTGCATTGTGATTATTCGGCACTCGGCAATGCACACCGCTACAAATTACTACCTCTTTAGTTTAGCTGTCTCCGATCTGCTGTACTTACTATTCGGttagtaaattaaattaaactcgATTAAATGTAATTGTAAACTCACTATATTTTACCCAGGACTACCAACGGAAGTATTTTTATACTGGCACCAGTATCCAGATCTCTTCGGCATGCCATTTTGCAAAATTCGGGCTTTTATTTCCGAGGCGTTAGTATAAATAcctttttatttataaccACTATAAGGAACTGCATTTCAGGTGTACTTATGTCTCCGTATTTACCATTGTTGCTTTTTCCATGGAACGATTTTTGGCGATTTGCCATCCGCTTCATCTGTATGCTATGGTTGGTTTCAAACGTGCGGTTCGGATAATAACAGCTCTTTGGATTGCAAGTTTCATAAGTGCCATACCATTCGGATTACTCTCGGATATTCAATACCTTAAATATCCATTAGGTATGCGACTAAACTTCAATCAACTCCATATGAACTTTTGTTTGTACTCTATAACACTTTTCAGATGGTTCGCGCATTGAGGAATCAGCATTCTGCTCCATGTCTCCCGAGATTGTTAATGTCATTCCCGTGTTTGAAGTATCCTTTTGCATATTCTTCGTCATCCCAATGATACTCATCATATTACTTTATGGACGAATGGGAGCTAAGATTCGATCTCGAACAAATCAAAAATTGGGCAAGTACTTGGCATCTATTGATCCCCAAAGAAACGACTTCAGGGAAATCTTTTAGGTGTTCAACCTGGCACCAACAACAGAGAAACACGAAACTCACAAATGAGAAAAAAGACAGTAATACGGATGCTGGGTAAGCTTTTGCTAGTTAAGCATTACGAACAGAATCCAATAATAACCCTTTCAATCAGTATAGCCGCTGTGgtgataacattttttgtgtgCTGGTTTCCTTTTCACCTGCAACGACTTATATTTCTATATGCCAAGAATATGGAGAATTATTTGGATATAAACGAGGCCCTCTTTTCCATTGCAGGCTTTGCCTACTACATTTCatggtaaatatttaatagGTCGTATAATTAACAtgctaaattattttattgacaGCACCGTCAACCCTATAGTATACAGTGTAATGTCACGTCGCTACAGGGTGGCGTTCAGAGAACTTCTCTGTGGAAAGGCCGTGGGTGCATATTATAATAGTGGATTTGCAAGGGATCACTCTAGTTTCCGGGAGAGCACAGCCACAAGTCTTGGTAACAACATAAATTATGACCGCGTTCATTCTGTAAGTTGTTTTCTGAAAAATACTGTCCTAAAACCGAGTCATTCTTATTTGATATTGCTTTTTAGGTTCACGTTAGGTCAAGCAGgcatcaaaataataaaaatgaagCTGACTGCTTACCTGCAAATAGAGTGTTGATAAAAAAGACATACAGTCTTCCGCTACCAAAGGtaattcaaaaatataaaaaaatattacatattaAGTTAGGGCGAGCCCAAGCCTGATAGTTTGTTCTCTACTTAATTTATACATTTAATTACAATTTGAGTGTTGTTACCCTCTTGTTACGGAAATACAACAATTTTTGTCCAAACTTTGTACGTGTCGCTGGACTTTTGAAGTTCAAAGATAGCTTGGTgaataaatcaaattaaaagttattttaCTCCGTGTCAATTTGTGGAACTTTTTAATTCCCAATGCTAAAGTTGCTCAGCACTCTTGCTTTAACCTTGTTTAGGTTGATTTGGCTTTGTTTACATGTGTACCTATGGGAACATAACTTTTTCGTTTCCGTGCATGTCGAACGAATTAAAGAGCTCGTATGTGAATGTAAGAGTTTGAGACCTTAATGGGAACTACCTTTGATTTCATATGTACTAACCTCGAACTCTGTATTTATTTGCAGAATGCGGACTCCACCGTTCTTAGCACAACTGACATTGTTATCGTGCTGGAAAATAGCCACACGGTTTGTGAAGAGCCCAAAGTTGAGAACGATATTTGGATCGAAAACGAGGAAACTTGTATTTAAGCTTAAGGACATTTTATCTATTGAAGTTTAAAGACTAAACTGAAGAAGTCGAGTGAAAAACCCAAGGTTCTGTGCACAACTTTTAATACCCATTACTTTTAGTGTAAAAGGGTATATCCGGGGAAAAATTTGGAACAGGCAGAAGGAGGCGTATTCGactatataaagtgtatattcttggtcaggatcactagccgagtcgatctagccatgtccgtctgaccgtctctCCGTCTATCCGCCTGTCCgtgtgaacgctgtgatctctaAAGATTTCCGATTTAGGTTCCTTagttttgttacgcgaatatgccacgccctttcTAGTGCCTCCAAACTGTAAAGAATCGTTCATGACGTTCGCTGATATCTCAAAAACTATCAAAGCTAAAGAGTTGGGAATTTAGATATAGATTCCTTAGCTAAGTTCGCAGTGCATGTTTGTTACTCTAAtgtgccacgctcactctaacgcccaaaaaccgcccaaccCTGTTGCTCCTAAAGTCATAGTGCTAGAatcaaatttttaactgaaatatgttgattgaccaaaaaagattgccacgcccactctaacgcccatagcttttaaatctgtctgcctcCCACAATACCGTGTATTGAAATCGCATGAATGTGGCGCTTTAcaatatcgctttgctgcttgtataTTTCCACCCCCTTTTTGCTCCCTTAAGCTATGTAATGGGTATATGATAGTCggggcactcgactatagtgttcttccttgttttgtagTTTAAATGTAATACCTAAGATTTGTGTATGTAGAATACTTAGATCGAAATGAAGTAGTCTGTTCCAGGAATTCGACTAGTTTCCAATGACCTAGCACAAAAACGAATTAAATTATTACACATCTCATCTTATTGCATAACAAATTTAATGAGTTTTATAATAACCGAGCATTTGTGTTTACTGAGGTGAGGTGGATacccatttatttttaaaatggttaAAAATTAGAAAGTGTGAGTCGTTATTTTCGCGAAAAAAATACTGCACTTTTCTATCTTGCCAAATTTTCTTAACTAAAACATTTTAACCAAATATAAATAACAGGGCTTTTATGAATGAATACATTAACGAGTGATTACGGTTTCGAACGATTTGCATAACAATATCCGAAATTATCGTTTTCTTGGCTGGTTCTCTTGAAAAAAGCAATGGCAAATTGACGACATAAGCGAAAGTTGTACCCATTCTCCCGGTATctataattaaaatacattttcacTTTTCTTGATGACAAAAAGTCGGAGGTAAATAAACCTTGGATTTTAAAATCTCTTATCCAGCGATCGGGCATTCTGTGTTGGTCAATTAATCTTCGCAGCTTAAGGAATTTTCAAACTAGATGCCAGCAATTACGCATAGGGTTTccaatatgtttttttttcgatcaGCCTTGGTTTACTTTCACCTGCACTTAAGATAACCGAATTACAAAGTATATCTGGCAAATAGATCTGTAGCATCTGAAGCGATACCACTGTGCCCCGAGGTTCGAGTGCCTCGGCTTCTTCAACCTCATCTTCGAGTCGAGTGATATGATCTCTCGGTGATCTCTCGGTGGCCACCACATCCACATTTCCTCTGTGGCAGAGTCTCAAAACTGGTTTAATGGCCATTCCGACAAATTCCAGCACAGCTGGCTCAGAAATGTTCCATTTGCAACTCAGTTGCTTTCCAACCAACGACACCGCCGAATTTCAAGAAGAAAGTGATCGGATGGATAGTCGAGACCCTCGATTGATTAACGGTTCTTTAGCGTTTAAACAACAGGCTCTGAAGAATGTAGCCATGTAAAGCTGAAGCCAATCGGTTTTGAATAGAGTGCTGCATGTGGGTCCGACTTTGAATTTGTATTTGGCTGCATTGCCGCGAGGCgttccatttttattttaaacgaCTGGCCGGATAACAAAGAAAGTGAGATCAAGTCTGCGAGATCGTGGcgaaagaaaaagaagcttCGCATGTGTGCGTGGTTAATTCGAAAGAAACTTTTTTGCTTTTGGCCGCGGAACTGACAAATGTCAAATACCAATAGACCGTCGTGGAATTAAGACGCGCCATACGCCAATCGGACTTTGAAAATGACGCAAAGTGCCATTAAATTAGCCCCACTCTGGGAGGCCTTGGTTCTTTTAATATTCCTTCTTAATCAAGTGCAGTGCGATGAGAAGGAGCCGAGGCAAGCGCGCATAATGCAGTTTCTAAGTGAGCCCCAGCCGCATTTCAACCACAACCGACCTCCCGGTCCTGGATTAGTGACCCGGATAAGATCGCGATCGGATAACCCACCCCATCTTTCGGGTAACCTCAGCCCCAATAAGTTTCTGAGATCTCCGAAACCTGCGACAGTCCAACATATCATGCGTCGCGAGCAATTCGGCAACTTTCCGCAGAACGACCAGCTCAGGAGATACCAATTCGACCAGAATCAGCCAGGGAGATTTGCCCACGTGAAGGATGCTCCAGTTCTGGACGTGGGGAAGAACCAGTTCCCGCCGCAATATTTCTCCGAGCAGTATATCCAAAACTTCAAATCCTCTCCTCGATTCAATGGCAATGTGATAATGAAGGACCAGAAGCCAGTGTATGCACCCATCCAACAACATGCGATTCCAGTCCAGGCCTCTCAGTATCTGCATTATCCCAAGCTCTTTGGACAGCAGAGTCCCAGTTTCAGTGTGGTGCCCTCGCAGCAAACTGCCCTCCAGAACAATCAGTACCCGCAGGATCCGAATAGTTACTCGGTGTACGAGGACTCAGATAACCTGCCGAAACAGGGGATCAGTCAGGGGGTCAGCTATCGCCAGGCAGTGCCTCCAGCGAAAGAGTCGAAGGAGGCGCAGGACTACTTGCAGTTTATGAGCACCAATGAGTACTTCCTGCCCAAGAGAGATCCCGACTACAAGAAGTTGGATGTCGAGCGTGACCAGCTGAAAAAAGTTCACCAATATCCACAGCAATACAATCAGCAGAGccagcagcaactgcaacaccagccgcagcagcaacatcagcaactgCAACACCAGCCACCGCAGCAACATCAACCACTGAAGCAACATCTTCCCTATAAGAATGCTGGCCTAGACAACTCAGTCTCCTCCAGTTACAATGAACCCATACAAGTCTCCGATTTGTTCTACCAGCAAGATCCCGCTCCAGCGAATTCCGCAGTGGTTCGCGGCAGTTACCAGGCTGGTCAGGATGTGTTTGTGGTGAAGTCCGATGGCAACAAGGCGGTCAAGCATGTGGTCTCCACTCCCATGTCGGTGCAAACTTCTACTCAGACCCCGCCAAAGAGCCAGCTCCTCGGCAAGAGCCACAAGAGCTTCACACCGGAGCCCCTGCGATTTGAGTTCACCGAACAAGATGCCATCAGGGGATCTATGAAATACACCCAATCCCCGCAGGCCAATCAGTACTACTATGAAACCGTGGCCCAAGCAGTTCGAGAACCCGTCAAGTCTTCTTCTCCGATGCTGGAACAAAACAAGCCGATCAAGGAATATGGTGACGATCCAGAAGACAGTGCTGATACAGAAACTGGAAAACAGGTGagtttgtttttgtattttcttatACTTATCGACTATTCGTTACATCAGTTCAAGATACGTATGTATATGTAGTTATCCCCCAATTAAGCATATTCCAACTTCTTGTAAtaataactaaaaaaaaacacattaaaaagaaagaaaatatGAAACAGTATTAGCTACCTAATGTGCCGATTATAAGTAGTTTCAtatgaaatttatttaaaatatgtctTTTATTATGTGCATTAGAAAGTTGTAAAACTTTTAGACTTAAAAACATTTGATGATTTTCACAGCAGTGTCAAAGCCTCATAATAATCTATTGTTAATATTCATATTAATTCCAGCAAGAGGATCAGAAGGCGCCAACTGGGACGAGCTCTGCAACTCCCGACAGTCCAAAGGACACTGAAAGTTACTGTGAGAAGGTGTGCGCTAACGTGTATGATGAGAATGATGAAATAATTTGCGGATCCGATGGATACATGTACAC
Encoded here:
- the LOC119553881 gene encoding uncharacterized protein LOC119553881 is translated as MTSIIQPDSFVPQAQGIDAAIPIWFKIDWSPEIEQGIYKDWGTYYCRRRRENLGMHYFDKALKLGPADFITLYRRSQSKRKNSLAESALQDCLEAKRLLKNLQRNDAPINLEVCDALYDMNRFESAKAELHDNARLFTGNKSKMFEQRLEVVDGNIEDACGPSMTQFISENEKLIIHITELLNKHKEDDRPLWKILKEQEKCDVQSIPEIEEEMLSPLEIARRSRAFNVCNQMFIDRSWLDVVFLKHVRKNPNLLLDQCKKSTEYLQPLTLKKYDEIKNFLKMLEARSPMYNIRYQKFTNKKLMEKFRQEYLYRVQYQTSRNMKAALRSIRYLRKTKNLSKLTSYVEEVMGDYVVKKTNRIMPWKFEFLNEVYNTLALAYVDQYTVPKNFRFAEKNALLRLLRFPMEKSLEAKPFVFGDRTTHQDTASVDPAMSKSRQTVNRFERRMVFAKYSIEKAYILHQIASTHLQSHRFDECCFSARKSIEEAYNCNSFIWQFLSYLLIIKANAALHKVERTSEALAKAASIAIKLKEKDINHFVNACISCNEEEFIVKKQSVFTNSRRDSEKSVRSTLSMRQSDY
- the LOC119554214 gene encoding altered inheritance of mitochondria protein 3, giving the protein MTQSAIKLAPLWEALVLLIFLLNQVQCDEKEPRQARIMQFLSEPQPHFNHNRPPGPGLVTRIRSRSDNPPHLSGNLSPNKFLRSPKPATVQHIMRREQFGNFPQNDQLRRYQFDQNQPGRFAHVKDAPVLDVGKNQFPPQYFSEQYIQNFKSSPRFNGNVIMKDQKPVYAPIQQHAIPVQASQYLHYPKLFGQQSPSFSVVPSQQTALQNNQYPQDPNSYSVYEDSDNLPKQGISQGVSYRQAVPPAKESKEAQDYLQFMSTNEYFLPKRDPDYKKLDVERDQLKKVHQYPQQYNQQSQQQLQHQPQQQHQQLQHQPPQQHQPLKQHLPYKNAGLDNSVSSSYNEPIQVSDLFYQQDPAPANSAVVRGSYQAGQDVFVVKSDGNKAVKHVVSTPMSVQTSTQTPPKSQLLGKSHKSFTPEPLRFEFTEQDAIRGSMKYTQSPQANQYYYETVAQAVREPVKSSSPMLEQNKPIKEYGDDPEDSADTETGKQQEDQKAPTGTSSATPDSPKDTESYCEKVCANVYDENDEIICGSDGYMYTGETQLQCYSTCLNISVTIKSKGSCS
- the LOC119553438 gene encoding neuropeptides capa receptor — protein: MNSSTDSTFLELNTSFSNKPDLYETSVSLEPSHGFETEDYYACGTFNCTPTEFVAFVLGPQTLPLYKAILITIIFGGIFITGVIGNLLVCIVIIRHSAMHTATNYYLFSLAVSDLLYLLFGLPTEVFLYWHQYPDLFGMPFCKIRAFISEACTYVSVFTIVAFSMERFLAICHPLHLYAMVGFKRAVRIITALWIASFISAIPFGLLSDIQYLKYPLDGSRIEESAFCSMSPEIVNVIPVFEVSFCIFFVIPMILIILLYGRMGAKIRSRTNQKLGVQPGTNNRETRNSQMRKKTVIRMLAAVVITFFVCWFPFHLQRLIFLYAKNMENYLDINEALFSIAGFAYYISCTVNPIVYSVMSRRYRVAFRELLCGKAVGAYYNSGFARDHSSFRESTATSLGNNINYDRVHSVHVRSSRHQNNKNEADCLPANRVLIKKTYSLPLPKNADSTVLSTTDIVIVLENSHTVCEEPKVENDIWIENEETCI